The following proteins are co-located in the Triplophysa dalaica isolate WHDGS20190420 chromosome 2, ASM1584641v1, whole genome shotgun sequence genome:
- the fgb gene encoding fibrinogen beta chain, with amino-acid sequence MKLLLLLFLCVGGALVQASHDYDDDDTELEKELTDNVDPRGHRPVNRGRETYSAGPAAPPPVSGGSRYRGRPTPAPVGTALQEKEEVLEAGGCNHLSEKMGVLCPTGCELKKSLRKQELNVRPSVDLLKRSVDDLYQSSNTVHGYVTHMTTEIAQRQRVSQGNDALVSQYTDSLETQHAYIKESVDITFPQNIRVLQSVLEKVRDKIQRLEKAISAQKARCSTPCKVSCPIPVVSGKECEDIYRKGGDESQMYLIRPDPLALPYKAFCDQGTDNGGWVLIQNRMDGSVDFGRRWDDYRRGFGNIAFDVGKGHCQIPGEYWLGNDRISHLTKMGPTELLVEMEDWKGLKVHAKYEQFTMQGEAVNYILSVARYSGTAGNTFMDGANELLGENRTMTIHNGMMFSTYDRDYDKWIPGDPSKQCAREDGGGWWYNRCHSCNPNGRYYWGGAYTKNMAKHGTDDGIVWMNWKGSWYSLKSISMKIRPFFKS; translated from the exons ATGAAGCTTCTTCTGTTACTTTTTCTATGTGTTGGTGGAGCTCTCGTACAGGCCAGTCATGATTACGACGACGATGACAcg GAGTTAGAGAAAGAG CTTACAGATAACGTAGATCCAAGAGGTCATCGTCCTGTCAACAGAGGTCGTGAAACGTACTCCGCAGGGCCAGCCGCACCACCACCAGTCAGCGGAGGGAGCCGTTACCGTGGGAGACCGACTCCAGCACCCGTAGGGACCGCTCTGCAGGAAAAAGAGGAAGTTTTGGAAGCCGGTGGATGTAATCACCTCTCTGAGAAAATG GGTGTATTGTGTCCAACAGGTTGTGAGCTGAAGAAAAGCCTCCGGAAGCAAGAACTTAATGTGAGGCCAAGTGTAGATCTGCTGAAAAGATCTGTAGATGATTTATATCAATCCTCTAACACTGTACATGGGTATGTCACGCATATGACTACAGAAATCGCCCAGAGACAAAGAGTGAGCCAAG GTAACGATGCTCTGGTTAGTCAGTACACCGACAGCCTAGAGACCCAGCATGCTTATATAAAAGAGTCCGTGGACATCACGTTCCCCCAGAACATCAGAGTCCTGCAGTCTGTGCTCGAAAAGGTGCGTGACAAGATTCAGCGTTTGGAGAAAGCCATCTCTGCACAGAAGGCCAGGTGCTCGACACCTTGCAAAGTCTCCTGCCCGATTCCTGTGGTTTCCGGCAAGGAGTGTGAGGACATTTATCGCAAAGGAGGAGATGAATCTCAGATGTACCTCATACGGCCTGATCCACTCGCCTTGCCTTACAAGGCTTTCTGTGATCAGGGTACTGACAATGGAG GTTGGGTGCTTATCCAGAATCGCATGGATGGCAGTGTTGATTTTGGCCGGCGTTGGGACGACTATCGCAGAGGCTTTGGAAACATCGCTTTTGATGTGGGCAAAGGACACTGCCAAATTCCTG gTGAGTACTGGTTGGGTAATGATCGCATCAGTCATCTTACAAAGATGGGTCCCACTGAGCTACTGGTCGAAATGGAAGACTGGAAGGGTTTGAAGGTCCACGCTAAATACGAGCAGTTTACGATGCAAGGAGAGGCCGTAAATTACATCCTATCTGTCGCACGTTACTCTGGAACTGCCGGAAACACGTTTATGGATGGTGCAAATGAACTGCTCGGGGAGAACCGTACCATGACCATCCACAATGGCATGATGTTCAGCACGTATGACAGAGACTATGACAAATG GATACCTGGTGATCCTTCAAAGCAATGTGCCAGAGAAGATGGGGGTGGATGGTGGTACAACCGATGCCACTCTTGCAATCCTAATGGACGTTATTATTGGGGTGGAGCTTATACAAAAAACATGGCCAAGCACGGCACGGATGATGGCATCGTGTGGATGAACTGGAAGGGTTCGTGGTATTCTCTCAAGTCTATCAGCATGAAGATCAGGCCCTTCTTCAAATCTTAA
- the rnf175 gene encoding RING finger protein 175 isoform X1: MADLQPQGDLLKMTHRESWKMQHERLHVKHRGHEAMHAEMVLILIATLVVAQIVLVQWKQRHCRSYNLVTLLQMWVVPLYFTIKLYWWRFLSTWGMFSVITSYVIFRATRKPLYCRTPRLVYKWFLLIYKLSYAVGVLGYLAIMFTMFGFNVFFRIKAEDSMDVGVIMLFYGLYYGVMGRDFAEICSDYMASTIGYYNMGGIPSRTLSDDICAVCGQKILVDLDEEGIIEDTYQLSCNHIFHEFCIRGWCIVGKKQTCPYCNEKVDLKRMMNNPWERTHVLYGQLLDWLRYLVAWQPIIIGIVHGINFSLGLE, encoded by the exons ATGGCTGACCTGCAACCCCAG GGGGATCTACTGAAAATGACCCACAGAGAATCCTGGAA GATGCAGCACGAGAGGTTGCATGTGAAGCACAGAGGCCACGAGGCCATGCATGCTGAAATGGTTCTGATTCTCATCGCAACACTAGTGGTTGCACAGATTGTGCTGGTTCAGTGGAAGCAAAGACACTGCAGATCATACAAT CTGGTGACATTGTTGCAGATGTGGGTGGTTCCGTTGTACTTCACCATTAAGCTTTATTGGTGGCGTTTCCTGTCCACATGGGGCATGTTCTCAGTCATCACTAGCTATGTCATATTCAGAGCCACACGCAAGCCTCTTTACTGCAGAACACCACG GTTGGTGTATAAGTGGTTCCTTCTCATTTACAAGCTCAGCTACGCCGTAGGTGTGCTCGGATACCTCGCTATCATGTTTACCATGTTTGGATTCAATGTCTTCTTCAG GATAAAAGCAGAGGACTCTATGGATGTGGGTGTGATCATGCTTTTCTATGGTTTGTATTATGGGGTAATGGGTCGTGACTTTGCAGAAATTTGCTCAGACTACATGGCATCTACTATAGGG tACTATAACATGGGCGGCATACCGTCCCGAACCCTTAGTGATGACATATGTGCCGTGTGCGGTCAGAAGATTCTTGTGGACCTAGATGAGGAAGGAATTATTGAGGACACCTACCAGCTCTCCTGCAACCACAT ATTTCATGAATTCTGTATCCGTGGTTGGTGCATCGtgggaaaaaaacagacatgcCCATATTGTAATGAAAAGGTGGACCTCAAAAGAATGATGAACAACCC CTGGGAGAGAACACATGTTTTATACGGCCAGCTTTTGGATTGGTTAAGGTACCTGGTCGCCTGGCAACCCATCATTATTGGAATCGTGCACGGAATAAATTTTTCACTTGGACTTGAATAG
- the rnf175 gene encoding RING finger protein 175 isoform X2, which translates to MTHRESWKMQHERLHVKHRGHEAMHAEMVLILIATLVVAQIVLVQWKQRHCRSYNLVTLLQMWVVPLYFTIKLYWWRFLSTWGMFSVITSYVIFRATRKPLYCRTPRLVYKWFLLIYKLSYAVGVLGYLAIMFTMFGFNVFFRIKAEDSMDVGVIMLFYGLYYGVMGRDFAEICSDYMASTIGYYNMGGIPSRTLSDDICAVCGQKILVDLDEEGIIEDTYQLSCNHIFHEFCIRGWCIVGKKQTCPYCNEKVDLKRMMNNPWERTHVLYGQLLDWLRYLVAWQPIIIGIVHGINFSLGLE; encoded by the exons ATGACCCACAGAGAATCCTGGAA GATGCAGCACGAGAGGTTGCATGTGAAGCACAGAGGCCACGAGGCCATGCATGCTGAAATGGTTCTGATTCTCATCGCAACACTAGTGGTTGCACAGATTGTGCTGGTTCAGTGGAAGCAAAGACACTGCAGATCATACAAT CTGGTGACATTGTTGCAGATGTGGGTGGTTCCGTTGTACTTCACCATTAAGCTTTATTGGTGGCGTTTCCTGTCCACATGGGGCATGTTCTCAGTCATCACTAGCTATGTCATATTCAGAGCCACACGCAAGCCTCTTTACTGCAGAACACCACG GTTGGTGTATAAGTGGTTCCTTCTCATTTACAAGCTCAGCTACGCCGTAGGTGTGCTCGGATACCTCGCTATCATGTTTACCATGTTTGGATTCAATGTCTTCTTCAG GATAAAAGCAGAGGACTCTATGGATGTGGGTGTGATCATGCTTTTCTATGGTTTGTATTATGGGGTAATGGGTCGTGACTTTGCAGAAATTTGCTCAGACTACATGGCATCTACTATAGGG tACTATAACATGGGCGGCATACCGTCCCGAACCCTTAGTGATGACATATGTGCCGTGTGCGGTCAGAAGATTCTTGTGGACCTAGATGAGGAAGGAATTATTGAGGACACCTACCAGCTCTCCTGCAACCACAT ATTTCATGAATTCTGTATCCGTGGTTGGTGCATCGtgggaaaaaaacagacatgcCCATATTGTAATGAAAAGGTGGACCTCAAAAGAATGATGAACAACCC CTGGGAGAGAACACATGTTTTATACGGCCAGCTTTTGGATTGGTTAAGGTACCTGGTCGCCTGGCAACCCATCATTATTGGAATCGTGCACGGAATAAATTTTTCACTTGGACTTGAATAG
- the trim2b gene encoding tripartite motif-containing protein 2 — translation MEAQQASPDSSSEECTVLEATPGKGTGLTCSQHNGKVPALYCVPCENAVCEDCLNAEHAEHPTDSLENIVNQQLAVLQDRVDAAKNRLPQIRESVQSLRDILQQLNTQRSSIEEDIHSSFSDLHKTLDTRKSVLLMELEVTYGLKQKVLQGQLDTLLQEEAAINYNSSLTKEALDGGNKAVVLQTNKDVGERLSELASQGLPLQPEENDQLDLVMEIEGLRKSIHNLGTVVTTNAVASQTEASGEGLEQCVVGHPMSVIITTRDKAGGLCKTGNAVISAEVFTPDGSVADGEIVDHKNGTYEFQYTVKKEGNFSLALRLYDQHIKGSPFQLKVTSSPDDSPCTTTAANAASTGSSDGGARKRSAKSPGSRSRQKGVRRAGSLFSTPKKRVNPIEDDLIFRIGTKGRNKGEFTNLQGVAASSDGKILIADSNNQCVQMFSNTGEFHSRFGVRGRSPGQLQRPTGVAVHPNGDIIIADYDNKWVSIFSSEGKYKAKLGSGRLMGPKGVSVDQNGHVIVVDNKACMVFIFQPSGKLVTKFGSRGIGDRQFAGPHFAAVNNNNEIIITDFHNHSVKVFKADGEFLLKFGSNGEGNGQFNAPTGVAVDVNGNIIVADWGNSRIQVFDGSGSFLSYINTAADPLYGPQGLALTSDGHVVVADSGNHCFKVYRYLQ, via the exons ATGGAGGCACAGCAGGCTTCTCCTGACAGCAGCAGTGAGGAATGTACTGTACTAGAGGCTACGCCTGGCAAAGGAACAGGACTAACTTGCTCACAACACAATGGAAAA GTGCCTGCGTTGTACTGTGTGCCATGTGAGAATGCGGTGTGCGAAGACTGTTTGAATGCAGAACATGCTGAACATCCCACAGATTCACTGGAAAATATTGTGAACCAACAACTTGCAGTACTGCAGGACAGAGTGGATGCAGCTAAAAACAG GCTGCCTCAGATAAGAGAATCAGTTCAGTCCTTAAGAGATATTCTGCAGCAGCTGAACACTCAGCGGAGTTCTATCGAGGAGGACATTCATTCCTCCTTCAGCGACCTTCACAAAACTCTCGACACACGCAAGAGCGTCCTGCTCATGGAGCTGGAGGTCACGTACGGGCTGAAGCagaag GTTCTGCAAGGTCAGTTGGACACGTTGCTTCAAGAAGAAGCGGCCATAAACTACAACTCCAGCCTGACTAAAGAGGCCTTAGACGGAGGCAACAAAGCCGTCGTTCTCCAAACCAACAAGGATGTAGGAGAGAGATTGAGCGAACTGGCCAGTCAGGGTCTTCCCCTTCAACCTGAAGAGAATGACCAGCTGGACCTCGTGATGGAGATCGAAGGACTCCGCAAGTCCATCCACAACCTAGGAACTGTCGTCACAACCAATGCGGTGGCCAGCCAGACCGAAGCTTCAGGGGAGGGTCTGGAGCAGTGCGTCGTGGGCCACCCCATGTCTGTGATCATAACCACTAGAGACAAAGCTGGTGGATTGTGCAAAACTGGAAACGCTGTTATCTCAGCAGAGGTGTTCACGCCGGATGGAAGCGTTGCGGATGGCGAAATTGTGGATCATAAAAACGGAACTTATGAATTTCAGTATACGGTGAAAAAGGAGGGCAATTTCAGTCTGGCTTTGAGACTGTATGATCAGCATATCAAAGGAAGCCCATTTCAATTAAAGGTCACCAGTTCTCCGGATGACTCCCCCTGCACCACCACCGCGGCCAACGCCGCTTCCACGGGTTCCAGTGATGGTGGGGCAAGGAAACGGAGCGCTAAGTCTCCAGGGAGCAGGAGCCGACAGAAGGGTGTTAGGCGGGCCGGAAGCCTTTTCAGTACCCCAAAGAAAAGAGTTAACCCGATAGAGGATGACCTTATTTTTAGAATAg GAACAAAAGGGAGGAATAAAGGAGAGTTTACAAACCTTCAAGGTGTAGCAGCTTCTTCAGATGGAAAAATTCTGATTGCAGACAGTAACAATCAATGTGTGCAG ATGTTTTCAAATACGGGAGAGTTTCACAGTCGTTTTGGAGTACGTGGCCGGTCACCAGGTCAACTTCAACGGCCAACCGGAGTCGCTGTACATCCAAATGGCGACATCATCATAGCTGACTACGACAATAAGTGGGTCAGCATCTTCTCCAGTGAAGGCAAATATAAG GCTAAACTGGGCTCAGGAAGGCTGATGGGCCCAAAAGGCGTATCTGTGGATCAGAATGGTCACGTCATCGTTGTGGACAACAAAGCCTGCATGGTTTTCATCTTTCAGCCCAGTGGTAAACTCGTCACTAAGTTTGGCAGCAGGGGAATCGGAGACAGACAGTTTGCTG GGCCACACTTTGCAGCAGTCAACAACAACAATGAAATAATCATCACAGATTTTCATAATCACTCCGTTAAG GTGTTCAAAGCAGATGGGGAATTCTTGCTTAAGTTTGGGTCAAACGGGGAAGGCAATGGACAGTTCAATGCACCTACAGGGGTCGCTGTGGATGTCAATGGCAACATTATTGTGGCAGACTGGGGAAACAGTCGGATACAG GTTTTTGACGGAAGCGGGTCGTTCCTCTCCTACATCAATACGGCTGCCGACCCTCTGTACGGGCCGCAGGGTCTCGCTCTCACCTCTGACGGTCATGTTGTGGTGGCCGATTCTGGAAACCACTGCTTCAAAGTCTATCGATACCTGCAATGA
- the si:dkeyp-75b4.10 gene encoding ladderlectin codes for MWKSASLLCIVVVLNEVSGVNSKEPILGRKCPSGWQKFGSQCFKFFKEQKTWAEAEQHCIELGGNLAPIHSQVTNNYLKSLVKKENGAMTRTWIGGHDATEDFIWFWSDGSKFDYKDWHTGEPNNGARVEKCMEMGYGEEQRWNDARCSTKLFFICFRLSRIEL; via the exons ATGTGGAAATCTGCATCACTCCTCTGTATTGTGGTGGTCTTAAATGAAGTCAGTGGGGTAAATTCAAAAG AACCGATACTGGGTAGGAAATGCCCTTCTGGCTGGCAAAAATTTGGATCAcagtgttttaaattttttaaagaacagaAGACATGGGCAGAAGCAGAG CAACATTGTATTGAGCTAGGTGGAAATCTAGCACCTATCCACAGCCAAGTTACCAACAATTATCTGAAATCTCTTGTGAAAAAAGAGAATGGTGCCATGACCCGGACCTGGATAGGTGGTCACGATGCAACCGAG GATTTTATCTGGTTTTGGAGCGATGGATCAAAGTTTGACTACAAAGACTGGCACACTGGCGAGCCAAATAATGGAGCGAGGGTAGAAAAATGCATGGAGATGGGTTATGGAG AGGAGCAGCGTTGGAACGATGCTCGCTGCAGCACCAAACtcttctttatttgtttcaGATTATCTAGAATTGAATTGTAA
- the LOC130408058 gene encoding interferon-induced protein 44-like: MAKWWPPLKWIKSPLPPSQAEYDEPWRPMEWRVSKQNMLKTLNHFQPGNSEVKTFKILLYGSVGVGKSSIINSVTSSVQGRVCNRVPSNSVLAGESFTLECKTYKLKKGTLDDFYPFTFTDISGIEAMPGGIQTDDIVKILRGHINDDYTFNPVKSISEEDPKYNRYPTLKDRIHCLVSVLSANNISMMEDNVIKQMKEVRTNAKNLGIPEAVIMTKVDEACPLVKENLEKVYTSKKIKEKMEMCCNRLGVPVSYIFPVKNYHEERTTNSTMDTLILDALQNIVNYANDYVQDQAGNESLPT; the protein is encoded by the exons ATGGCGAAGTGGTGGCCACCTCTAAAATGGATTAAATCTCCCTTACCTCCATCCCAGG CAGAGTATGATGAGCCGTGGAGGCCAATGGAATGGAG GGTATCAAAGCAAAACATGTTGAAGACACTGAACCATTTTCAGCCAGGAAACTCAGAGGTCAAAACTTTCAAAATTCTTTTGTATGGATCAGTCGGAGTTGGAAAGTCAAGCATTATCAACTCTGTGACTAGTTCTGTTCAAGGCCGCGTTTGTAACAGAGTCCCATCAAATTCAGTGCTCGCGGGAGAAAGTTTCACTCTAGAG tgTAAAACATACAAGTTGAAGAAAGGCACACTTGACGACTTCTACCCTTTTACATTTACTGACATCAGTGGTATTGAAGCAATGCCTGGAGGGATACAGACTGATGACATTGTCAAAATATTACGTGGTCACATCAACGATGACTACACT TTCAACCCAGTAAAATCAATTTCTGAGGAAGACCCAAAGTACAACAGGTACCCCACTTTGAAAGACAGGATTCACTGTCTTGTGTCTGTTCTTTCTGCAAACAATATATCTATGATGGAAGACAATgtcataaaacaaatgaaagaagttcgaacaaatgcaaaaaacttGG GCATTCCTGAAGCCGTCATCATGACTAAGGTGGATGAAGCATGTCCGCTAGTTAAAGAAAATCTGGAGAAGGTCTACACAAGCAAGAAAATAAAGGAGAAA ATGGAAATGTGTTGCAACAGACTGGGAGTTCCTGTGAGCTACATCTTCCCTGTGAAAAACTACCACGAGGAACGTACAACTAACTCAACAATGGATACTCTGATTTTAGATGCATTACAAAACATTGTCAACTATGCCAATGATTATGTGCAGGACCAAGCAGGCAATGAGTCACTGCCGACTTAA